In Ananas comosus cultivar F153 linkage group 14, ASM154086v1, whole genome shotgun sequence, the genomic stretch tatgatttaatttagttaactaaatactTGATGAatcactaataaaaaaaaataatataatagtattgtGATTGGTGATGCGTCCAAAATTTTACATTAACGATACGTCCACATAAAAAGTTGTGAGATTTCAtaataacaattttaaaagttagaaccaaaaactacaataAATTAAGAGCAATACTACTAATACACTTCCAAAATAAAATGTACATCTTACACTCCGAAAATtattaattctttatttatcacatcaatcttttttttattaaaacttatttaaattCTTGCATAAATTCTCGTATGGGCGTGTAAAATCTACACCGTCATTTTTGAGTGTACAAGTAGAATTtctgataaattaaaaattgagaacCAAAGTACCACCCACTTTATAGTTTATGGACCATATGTGCAAATTTACTTTCACACAGATAATATATGAAAACCCTTGTTACAGGTCTCACACGGTTACATAACActcctacaaaaaaaaaataaatcaattatattatattgcCTGGGCCTGGGGGTAGTATAActaggaaaaaaaatacaaaaaattcctACAGCTACTGAAAAATAGTGAAACTTGCAGAGCTGCTAGGAAgggttatatttgaattttatcttaaatttgaaatttaaaatttaaaattttgaaatttaatatctaaattttaaatcttgaaattgaaaatttaaaagctaaaattttaaattttaaaattcaaatataaaatataaaattaatttaaatttaaaatttgaatctaaaataaaattttaaatttaaatttgagttcaaaatcagaattagattttaagaaaaagattttAGCTGCTTCTGATTTTGAGTCTCGAAAATCGAAAAATTGATTCTAAAaataagaatcaaattttgaaaataaaattgtcaaaCGCCATATTGAGccaaaaattacttttggatctaaaatcacttttcaaaagcTTGGCCAAACACCcacatatataataacattGCCCCACGCATGCTAATTTCAGGAAGAGGATAAACAGGAGTAGAAAAACAACTATTCGgtcgaaaaagaaaaacttctcAGAGAACAGAAAAAGCAAAATTACCTTCCATTCTCCACCGATTTTTCAGGCCGAGAAAAATGCCATCCACACAGATTGATAGCTGCACTAATAAATGATCAGATGATGAGATCAAACAAAGCTTCTATAGAATTTTGCGGAGATATACAAACAGTCGCCTATAGCAGCAGCATCCACTGTTAACAAGGAGCTGCAGACAAATTACTTTAAGATAAAGAGCtactttgttatatatatacaggtGTACCTGTATGAGGGTGAATAATTTAATTCTCGAGCGTCAGTAAGGCGAAAACTCTATCTGAACTATAAGTTGAAACCTGCTATGGGCCAATCATACGGGGGCGGCGGTGGTGCTTGGCGATGGCACGATATCCATTGGACCTCGATCTGTTTCAGCGGCTTCATATTCCGATAGAAGGTCCGTGAACTCGTTGAGGAGTCGTTGGACTTTTCGGTTTGTCGCCATGGCCGGAAGGACATCTTCTCTGAGGAGTTTGTGCTTTTTCATTCCCTGCAAATAAAACAAGGTTAGTCCATcaaggaaaagagaagatgGAACAGAAAATCATAATCAGCAGGAGGTTAGCGCAAAACAGATAATTTCAAGTGTTTGGATATCAAGTCAAAAATCAAATTCCAATGTGCATTTAGGTTTTCAGGGAGCTGGGCAAACATTTTATTTCCGCTGACATATAAAGCAAGAAATAAAATGTAAGATTTCTAGTACCAGTCAATACATCGGCAGCAAGAACGTAATTTAAGATTGAAAGACAGTTGCCAAACATTCTAGTAGAGAAAAATTGGCGCTGACCAAATTaagatgaaaaaagaaaaatgagagagaaaactAGTAAAGTATATGCTTACAAGAATATCGGGATCCCAAGCTGAGATTTTAGGATCAGCAGAAGCAGCTTCAATCATGCTGATGGGAGGTCCAAGAAAGCTCTCACAGAACTCACGCAAACGCGACTCGTCAGCTTCTCTGCAACACAAAAAAGAAAGGGCCACTTTGTTAGCTGGTCTAGATAAATAGCATTAAAGCAGGTTTAGGGCTATTAACAGAGGAATCTCCATTTGTTTTCCTCACTCCACATGTATGAAATTAGCTAGAGGTGCCAGATGATTATAAACAGCCGTAGTAGCTTGCATATCAAATTGCACAGGTGATACACATTATGACCATTCCACGGCCACAAACCCATACGAAATGTAATAAAAAGTTTGTTTTAATGGGCTGTGGCTAGGTTTACTAGTGCTGTTGCGGCTGTGAAATTCTTATAGAACATGGTATAAAATGGGAATATGATATTATACAGATTCCACTCGTCAAAGCACAAGGGGAACAGGATAAATAAACTATATTAAGATGGAATATGAAATCTGAACTATATAGAAAAGATTGcatataaaatcatattatattTGTCCCTATCAATCTAAATAACTTATAAGCACGTCGATAATTCTTATTTGTTCAGTTTTGAGGGGTCTGCAAACTTTACAATGTGAAGTTGTTATTTTCGTACCCTGAGAAAAAGTATGATCAGGAAATATAAACGCAACATTACATTTTCAAAGGTAAACATACAATTATACTTTCAAGGTTTAAACCATTTATCAATCCTTCTGCTCAGAACATAGATCccagaaattttataattatgaggATGTGCAAGAAGAACATATACTATAATTAACAGCGCATGATAGAATAAGGGAAGAGGCTCCAGCCCCTAACAGGCATTACGAGGGTCAAATCTACAGCATACACCATATATGACATGAACCGATGATGGCGAAGTTTTATCCACCATCCCATCCTTCAATCCACAGACACACATCCAAtcatgaagaaaaaaaattataaagagaaaaaggaaaaaccaGTGCACTAACCTTGCCAAGAAACGTATGTAGGAAAGGAGACATTGTCGATACTCTTGAGGTGACTTCAAAGCCAATGCGGCTGCAAGCTGAGTCTCTAAATGAGCACGTGTCTGCACCCCATCATCTGTCACCCTGcaaccaaaaggaaaaaaaaaaacaaaaaacaaagaaagaaagaaaaggaataccATTTTTATTAATATCCCACTTTTTCAGAAGCTGCTAAAATTTAGGCCAAAGCAACTTCTACTGTTTGTactgcaaaattttaaatatttagaaacctgCTCCAGCTTGGCTTTCTAGCCATGAACTTTCCCACATCCACTTGCAATTTGCCCAGCTCGCCACTTTGAGTAGAGCTCAAACTAAAAGAGCTTGCATAATTTGAACCAGGAAAACAATCATCGGCTATCCTCAACCAGCACTTGAGGCTCATGTCAAAAAGGAAAGCATGGCGAGTGGCAAGAACAACCAACGGTGAACCAGATCTAGAGAACCTCACAGATATAACCTTAATTGTGCCTGTCACAAAGGTCAGATCATGCTGATGGATCAATTTGTTTTTAAACAGAGAGAACAATACCAGTATTAACACAGAAAAATGGTAACATATACATCCCCGACCaatcatttatttacatatgtagccctgtaaaatctgaattttcgtACACACTCTTCGAAAATAGCCTTATCTTAAATGGGAAGTTGTGCTGTCAGGGAAGTTCGTTTTGTAATAGAAAAGCTCTTAAACTAGAGGCTTTTTCACAAGTCCAAGGGtcttctataaaaaataattaacatttTGAAGGGCAAATATATAAGTCAGATTTTGCAGGGTACATATCTATCCAGATAATTATGCGCATATGTAAACATCTCAAAGATCTATTTCCTGAATCAAGAATATAtaaattacttctttttttttcttttgagggagagagagagaaagaatggTAGCATGCAACTGCTTCTTTCATTTTTTATGAATGaacttaactaaaaaaataaagcaactaGACTTCGAACTTGAGAACTCacgtaccaactatcaagctcTTTGTCATTTGCGCTAGGATGGTCAGTAGAATATATAGATTACTTAACAATGACAATAAAAGAAGACATGATGTTATTTTATACCAGTATCTTTTGCAGATGAGTCCACCTGCGGGGTGACAAGAGAAGCTAAAGAGTCACTAAGAAGACAAGTTCTGCTGAAAAGATCCCAGACATACAAGAGTCCTCTTCTTGTGACGAGAAGTAACTTCCAACACTCGTCACAATCTATAAAAACCGCCGCAGACCCCATCATCATTGCCGGCATTGCTCGTCTTCCACATTTTGTGTAAACCTTctcaaaaagaagaagcaatCATGATTCAATAACAAATTGATATAAATAAGCAGAAAAGAAGAAACATACTTACACATCGACTCACAGCCAAATACCCATTTATTCCTTAGAAAATGCACATTAATGATATGCAGATTATACAAATTGTACTGAAAGATGCAAAAGATGGCACGATAAAGGAGTAAAGCCAGTATATGAGCAAGCATAAGCATGTTAAACAGGCACTGAATAGCACATCTATTGGAGCATCTCAATATAAAAGCACGCCAGCAACTAGTGTTTGACTGAATAATTAATCATATAAGCCATGAGAAATTTCAGCGTAAACCAGTTTCTTTTTATAAGGAAAGGAATGGGCAATGCACAAAAGCACAGACAGATGCTTCTCGATCCCTATTAATCATGTCATTTACCAATAAGAAAATTAAGTTTGAGTGTCATAATGTCAGGAAGGTTACTAGTTACTGAAAGAAAACAGATTCCTAAGAACATATTGACTAGAAATTCAAGTAGAGCTGAATTGGCAGGAGTAATTTAAGTGTAGCTGAAATGGTATGCTGTCAAGCAGTCATTCTACCGAGTACCGACTGATTCATAAAGCTCCCACAGCCTAACGACAGAAAGCCAAAGTAcagtgagaaaaaaataaattttagagacgcacaaaagaaaatgaaacaaAACGAAGGGTTTTTTGTTCCATTCTGTCTCCACACCCATCATGTTAGCTGATCAGGGGCAATAAGAGAACATTAGTCCTCATACATTTCTCAATTCTCTAGTACCCAAAACCTTACTGGTCTTTTGAATGAAGTAATATCATGTGCAAAGCAGAATTCAAAAAGTTTAAGCAAAAATTTGCCTATATGATTATACAGCTCACAAAggaaaatatcatttttagtACCTGTAAGCAGCCATCTTCACAACCAACAGCCCAAAAGTTGGCGTTACCAGCCAAAACAGTTACTTTTCCAGATATACGATCTGACCAAAGGGTTTGAGTTCCTTTAGCGCATCTAATTTCAGTTtctttagataaaaataaattagttggACCTATTACATCGCTTGCAGCTCGTTCTACTGGTGTAGCCTCCAAGCAAACTGGCAAAGTATCCTCATCGTCCTTCTTGTTATATACACGAATGGAAAGAGTGTTAGAAGTCAAAGAGCCCACCATTCCTAGTGAACCTGCGCATTCTATGCTCATCCTTCCCTCATTATAAGTTGAAGTCTTCTCTATAACAAGACTTTCGCTGATGTTAGCCCTAGCCATGACACCCGACCGCTCCCTAACCCTGCAATTGGTGCAATTTGCATCGGTGTATCCGCTGAAAAATCTTTTGGCAGAAGCTTCTCTTACCATATTAGTGCCTATAAGCATTCTATCATCCTTTTGCTGTTCCAAGGCTAAGGATGCAAAATCAACCAGTTGAGATTGAGGGCCACTAGAAAGAGCTTCTTGGTTGGAAGGAACTCCAACTGCTTCTGGAATTATTCTTTTTCGCCCATCTGG encodes the following:
- the LOC109720379 gene encoding protein HIRA-like is translated as MITEKPSWIRHEGLQIFSIDVQPGGLRFATGGGDQKVRIWNTKSMRKNHNSNHSSQRLLATLRDHFGSVNCVRWAKHGRYLASGSDDQVILIHERKPGSGTSEFGSKEPPDIENWKVVMTLRGHTADVVDLNWSPDDQTLASGSLDNSVHIWNMTNGICTAVLRGHSSLVKGVAWDPIGSFIASQSDDKAVIIWQTSDWSLVHRTEGHWSKSLGSTFFRRLAWSPCGHFITTTHGFQKPRHSAPVLERGEWSATFDFLGHNAPVIVVKFNHSLFRKHSSNGQGFKAALAGGWTNGASKTPTKDQQPYNVIAIGSQDRTITVWTTASARPLFVAKHFFTQSVVDLSWSPDGYDLFASSLDGTVATFHFEVKELGHRLSDAELDELKRSRYGDVRGRQANLAETPAQLLLEAVSAKQTPTNKANSNAQQNEISVKTSVDLGNPATNQPIQKVPEAQQEEAKKTGASADGLNKIPSVRLSSPVKQREYRRPDGRKRIIPEAVGVPSNQEALSSGPQSQLVDFASLALEQQKDDRMLIGTNMVREASAKRFFSGYTDANCTNCRVRERSGVMARANISESLVIEKTSTYNEGRMSIECAGSLGMVGSLTSNTLSIRVYNKKDDEDTLPVCLEATPVERAASDVIGPTNLFLSKETEIRCAKGTQTLWSDRISGKVTVLAGNANFWAVGCEDGCLQVYTKCGRRAMPAMMMGSAAVFIDCDECWKLLLVTRRGLLYVWDLFSRTCLLSDSLASLVTPQVDSSAKDTGTIKVISVRFSRSGSPLVVLATRHAFLFDMSLKCWLRIADDCFPGSNYASSFSLSSTQSGELGKLQVDVGKFMARKPSWSRVTDDGVQTRAHLETQLAAALALKSPQEYRQCLLSYIRFLAREADESRLREFCESFLGPPISMIEAASADPKISAWDPDILGMKKHKLLREDVLPAMATNRKVQRLLNEFTDLLSEYEAAETDRGPMDIVPSPSTTAAPV